CTCGCGCACCACGCGCGACTTGTGCAGCTCGCCCGGGATGGCCTCGGTGTCGACCTCGCCCTTGTCCCAGTAGCGGCGCTTCGGCTCGAAGAAGATCACCGGGTCGTCGCTGAGGATCGCCTGCTGGAGCATCCAGTAGGCGTCGCTCGCGTTCGACGGGGAGACCACCTTCAGGCCCGCGACGTGCGCGAACAGCGTCTCGGGGGATTCGGAGTGGTGCTCGACCGCGCCGATCGCGCCGCCGTACGGGATGCGCACGACGACCGGCAGCTTGATCTTGCCCAGGGCGCGGGCGTGCATCTTCGCGAGCTGCGTGACGATCTGGTCGTACGCGGGGAAGACGAAACCGTCGAACTGGATCTCCACGACCGGCCGGTAGCCGCGCAGGGCCAGGCCGATGGCGGTGCCGACGATGCCCGACTCTGCGAGCGGGGTGTCGATGACCCGCTCCTCGCCGAAGTCCTTCTGCAGCCCGTCGGTGATCCGGAAGACACCGCCCAGCTTGCCGACGTCCTCACCCATGATCAGGACCTTGGGGTCCTGCTCCAGGGCCTTGCGCAGCGACTCGTTGAGCGCCTTCGCGATCGACATCTTCTCGATGGCCATGGTGGTCACTCCCCACCCTCGAAGGACGCCAGGTAGGCGGCGAACTGGGCGCGCTCCTCGTCGACGAGCGCGTGCCCGTCCGCGTAGACGTTCTCGAAGATCGCCATCGTGTCGGGGTCGGGCATGGCGCGCACGGCCTCGCGCACGCGCTTGCCCATGGCCTCGCTCTCGGCCTCCAGCTCCTCGAAGAACGCCTCGTCGGCGCCGCCGGTGGCGAGCAGGTGGGCCTTCAGGCGCTGGATGGGGTCCTTGGACTCCCAGGCCGCCCGCTCCTCGTCCCGCCGGTACTTCGTCGGGTCGTCGGAGGTGGTGTGCGCGCCCATGCGGTACGTGAACGCCTCGACCAGGGTCGGGCCCTCGCCTCGGCGCGCCCGGTCCAGGGCCCAGCGGGTCACGGCCAGGCAGGCCAGGACGTCGTTGCCGTCGACGCGGACGCCGGGGAAGCCGAAGCCCTGCGCGCGCTGGTACAGCGGCACGCGCATCTGGCGCTC
This DNA window, taken from Streptomyces sp. TN58, encodes the following:
- a CDS encoding alpha-ketoacid dehydrogenase subunit beta; translated protein: MAIEKMSIAKALNESLRKALEQDPKVLIMGEDVGKLGGVFRITDGLQKDFGEERVIDTPLAESGIVGTAIGLALRGYRPVVEIQFDGFVFPAYDQIVTQLAKMHARALGKIKLPVVVRIPYGGAIGAVEHHSESPETLFAHVAGLKVVSPSNASDAYWMLQQAILSDDPVIFFEPKRRYWDKGEVDTEAIPGELHKSRVVREGSDLTLAAYGPMVKVCLEAAAAAAEEGKSVEVLDLRSMSPVDFDGIQASVERTRRLVVVHEAPVFLGVGSEIAARITERCFYHLEAPVLRVGGFHAPYPPARLEDEYLPGLDRVLDAVDRSLAY